A region of Dioscorea cayenensis subsp. rotundata cultivar TDr96_F1 chromosome 5, TDr96_F1_v2_PseudoChromosome.rev07_lg8_w22 25.fasta, whole genome shotgun sequence DNA encodes the following proteins:
- the LOC120261155 gene encoding serine/threonine-protein kinase fray2-like has translation MSRCFPFPPPGYENKPPIEHLDLLAKEKPKEKKHKKERKDKERREGKDKKDKDKSKDKRKEKKDRKEKHKDKKKDKDKDKDKSRTSNEVRNEAHAVPQNGEKVGGSSQKAGDVKDSKYAEEFGRRIRNEEKGVANRVVENSSGLLQKRNEIMGSGMPFGSPVQRRSECVGTGTAATAPIQKRNEACSIPKEIEIKDAGTSSTNSLQKRTESAGAGSRISSLDKRRIGGTNSITAICGSLEKGIENADARTAINDSSQRSEAIDSGSAISSSLQKRTETMATGAGQKRNESKGTAMAADKERGTGNKMVANHIGTEERRNDGMDKVVEKDTDKRFGSVGASMALEKERATGSKIVPNLAGKEERRNSGLGKRVETGAEKRTGAKDKAKDQEADGHRDKDREEKRNKSKHKDKDTNKKREKDKMRQKGEQREKAREIIKDSSKKGLVDSSSIKLNDYRTDSEKSTHVDESTKKRKDFEINGILHENDVRPNKLLKATPSLHPTLQNGRTLEPCHMPSPNPLIRLETSNSVKAAEPPGNKIHKENGIAGAHTPSIHMKPSAAVQTGGKGEISIKPPHRDCRYLSQVYSVPKMEEFSENDDQSWLFSTENCLQKKPVKLKAEGIPQVWAQAMHIDSADVFALPYVIPY, from the exons GAGAAGCCCAAAGAGAAGaagcataagaaagagaggaaggACAAAGAAAGGAGAGAAGGCAAAGACAAAAAGGATAAGGATAAAAGCAAAGATAAACGCAAAGAGAAAAAAGATCGCAAAGAAAAGcacaaagataagaaaaaggaCAAGGACAAAGATAAAGACAAAAGCAGGACATCAAATGAGGTAAGAAATGAGGCACATGCGGTGCCTCAGAATGGAGAGAAAGTTGGTGGTAGCAGTCAGAAGGCTGGTGATGTTAAAGATTCTAAATATGCAGAAGAATTTGGCAGGAGAATCAGAAATGAAGAGAAAGGGGTGGCAAATAGGGTGGTTGAAAACTCTAGTGGTTTGCTtcaaaaaagaaatgagatCATGGGAAGCGGAATGCCATTTGGCAGTCCAGTCCAAAGAAGAAGTGAGTGTGTGGGTACTGGAACTGCAGCCACTGCTCCAATTCAAAAGAGAAATGAGGCATGTTCAATTCCTAAAGAAATTGAAATCAAGGATGCTGGAACTTCGAGTACTAATTCTCTTCAGAAACGAACTGAAAGTGCTGGCGCTGGCTCTAGAATTAGCAGTTTGGATAAAAGAAGAATTGGGGGCACAAACTCCATCACTGCAATTTGTGGATCACTCGAAAAAGGTATTGAGAATGCCGATGCTAGAACTGCAATCAATGATTCAAGTCAAAGAAGTGAGGCCATTGATTCTGGAAGTGCAATTAGTAGTTCTTTGCAAAAAAGAACAGAGACGATGGCTACTGGCGCAGGTCAGAAAAGGAATGAGAGCAAGGGTACTGCAATGGCAGCAGATAAAGAAAGAGGAACAGGGAATAAAATGGTCGCAAACCATATTGGTacagaagaaagaagaaacgaTGGAATGGACAAGGTGGTCGAAAAAGATACGGACAAAAGATTTGGGAGTGTTGGCGCTTCAATGGCTCTTGAAAAGGAGAGAGCTACTGGAAGCAAAATCGTTCCAAATCTTGCTGGTAAGGAAGAAAGAAGGAACAGTGGGTTGGGTAAACGGGTGGAAACAGGTGCAGAGAAGAGGACTGGAGCAAAGGATAAGGCTAAAGACCAAGAAGCTGATGGACACAGGGATAAAGAtcgagaagagaaaagaaacaaaagcaagCATAAAGACAAAGATACAAATAAGAAAAGGGAAAAGGATAAAATGAGGCAGAAAGGTGAACAGAGGGAGAAAGCTCGAGAGATTATAAAGGATTCCAGTAAAAAGGGTCTGGTAGACAGTTCAAGTATCAAGCTCAATGATTATCGCACAGACAGTGAAAAGAGTACTCATGTTGATGAAAGTACCAAGAAGAGGAAGGACTTTGAAATAAATGGTATATTGCACG AAAATGATGTGCGACCAAATAAACTTCTGAAGGCAACACCTTCCCTTCATCCAACTTTACAGAATGGAAGGACATTGGAACCATGTCATATGCCATCACCTAATCCTTTGATCAGGCTTGAGACCTCAAATAGTGTCAAAGCAGCAGAACCTCCAGGTAACAAAATCCACAAGGAGAATGGTATCGCAGGAGCTCATACACCTTCAATCCATATGAAACCTTCGGCTGCTGTGCAAACTGGTGGGAAGGGTGAAATCTCCATAAAGCCACCCCATCGCGATTGCAGATATCTCAGCCAAGTATATTCTGTCCCCAAAATGGAGGAATTTTCTGAAAATGATGACCAGTCATGGCTATTCAGCACGGAGAACTGCCTGCAAAAAAAACCAGTAAAGCTCAAGGCCGAAGGAATACCTCAAGTGTGGGCACAGGCAATGCACATTGATTCTGCGGATGTTTTTGCTCTGCCATATGTGATTCCATACTAA
- the LOC120260663 gene encoding anthocyanidin-3-O-glucoside rhamnosyltransferase-like, with translation MPPLETDAELHLVMYPFLAFGHINPFIQLARKLSAHPGIRITFITTTGTLHRITHLLSDSPAVSVHSIQLPHVDGLPPGIETTADATLAMAELLKRAVDLTQPQVTELLTLLRPHAIIYEFNHQWVPSIARPLGVKPIFFSIFSSFTNAYLVVPSRRSCSGDTSKPPPGFPATSSLSSVPKYQANDFAYIFKSFDGMPCVYDRVVSCIDASDAIIIKSCMEMESPYINYLESEFKKPILTFPAVPEPAIGDLESHWEEWLERFPEDSSVILCSFGSEAFLDDYSIKQLLLGLEMTGLPFIVVLNFTKSGGHDEQTLKKKLPEGFAERVKGRGIVHTGWVRQQQLLRHRKVGLFVTHAGFSSLLEGIVYGCRLVMLPQRGDQFLNASLFAGDLGVGVVVERDEENGTFTKEGVRDAVNKMIMMGNEMHAREKERKLKEFLMNKEVQGMFMVNFVKKLRELLVPGVNN, from the coding sequence ATGCCTCCTCTTGAAACGGACGCCGAGCTCCACCTCGTCATGTATCCGTTTCTCGCCTTCGGTCATATTAATCCCTTCATCCAGCTCGCGCGCAAGCTCTCCGCCCATCCCGGCATACGCATCACCTTCATCACCACCACCGGCACACTTCATCGCATCACCCACCTCCTCTCTGACTCCCCCGCCGTTTCCGTCCACTCCATTCAGCTTCCCCACGTCGATGGCCTTCCTCCTGGAATCGAGACCACTGCTGACGCAACCCTGGCCATGGCCGAGCTACTCAAGCGCGCCGTGGACCTCACTCAACCCCAAGTGACCGAGCTGCTCACTCTCCTCCGTCCCCACGCCATCATCTACGAGTTCAACCACCAGTGGGTTCCCTCCATCGCGCGACCACTAGGCGTCAAAcctatcttcttctccatcttcagcTCCTTCACGAACGCGTACCTTGTGGTTCCCTCTCGTCGATCATGCTCCGGCGATACGTCAAAGCCGCCACCCGGCTTCCCGGCAACTTCCTCCCTCTCCTCAGTACCGAAGTACCAGGCCAACGACTTCGCCTACATATTCAAGAGCTTCGATGGCATGCCATGCGTGTACGATCGCGTGGTGAGCTGCATAGACGCCAGCGACGCGATCATCATAAAATCTTGCATGGAAATGGAAAGTCCTTATATAAACTACTTGGAATCTGAGTTTAAGAAGCCTATACTCACCTTCCCCGCCGTACCGGAGCCGGCAATAGGCGATCTAGAGAGTCACTGGGAGGAGTGGCTAGAGAGGTTCCCAGAGGACTCTTCTGTCATTCTCTGCTCCTTTGGGAGTGAGGCCTTCCTCGATGATTATAGTATCAAACAACTACTTCTCGGTCTGGAAATGACCGGGTTACCATTCATAGTTGTACTCAACTTTACAAAAAGTGGTGGTCATGATGAGCAAACGTTGAAGAAGAAGTTGCCGGAAGGGTTTGCGGAGAGAGTGAAAGGGAGGGGGATAGTGCACACCGGGTGGGTGCGGCAACAGCAGTTACTACGCCACCGGAAAGTTGGGTTGTTTGTCACTCATGCAGGGTTCAGCTCGTTGCTGGAGGGGATTGTTTATGGATGCAGATTGGTGATGTTGCCCCAACGTGGGGATCAGTTCTTGAATGCGTCCTTATTCGCCGGAGATCTTGGTGTGGGTGTGGTGGTGGAGAGGGATGAGGAAAACGGGACGTTTACCAAAGAGGGAGTTAGAGATGCAGTGAACAAGATGATAATGATGGGAAATGAGATGCATGCGAGGGAGAAGGAAAGGAAGTTGAAGGAGTTCTTGATGAATAAGGAGGTACAGGGGATGTTCATGGTGAACTTCGTCAAGAAGTTGAGGGAATTATTAGTTCCTGGGGTTAACAATTAG
- the LOC120260813 gene encoding anthocyanidin-3-O-glucoside rhamnosyltransferase-like, with translation MPHSTHEDLHLMLYPWLAFGHINSFVQLARKLAAFPGIRITFLSSSGNVAHIAKLLSDSPTVSILSLKLPHVAGLPPGIESTSESTPAMAELLKRAVDLTKPDVTELLTHHRPNAIVYEFAHPWMPSIARPLGVKALFFSTFSSVSTAYLTVPSRRSCSGEMSKAPPGFPATSSMSTVANYQANDFAYIFKSFNGMPCVYDRVVSCMDSSDAIIMMCCMEMEGPYINYVKSEFNKPVLLAGPVVPEPAIGELESHWEGWLQKFEAGSVVYCALGTEAILSDDSIKELLLGLEMVGLPFIVMINLPKGDTEGNPEELLKKKVPEGLEERVKGRGIVHVGWVQQQQMLSHKSVGCFICHCGRNSLMEGMVSECGLVMLPQFGDQFLNSALLAGDLGVGVEVERDGENGMFTREGVRDAVTKVMEDDKVKERKRKWKEFLVDEKVQGMFMTRLVEELKEMVKPCVV, from the coding sequence ATGCCTCACTCTACCCACGAAGACCTCCATCTCATGCTCTACCCCTGGCTCGCCTTCGGCCATATCAACTCCTTCGTCCAACTTGCGCGCAAGCTCGCAGCATTCCCTGGCATTCGCATCACCTTTCTCTCCTCCTCCGGCAACGTAGCCCACATTGCCAAACTCCTTTCCGATTCCCCCACCGTCTCCATACTTTCCCTCAAGCTCCCTCACGTCGCTGGCCTCCCTCCGGGCATCGAGTCCACCTCCGAATCCACCCCGGCCATGGCTGAGCTCCTCAAACGCGCCGTAGACCTCACTAAGCCCGACGTCACCGAGCTGCTCACTCACCACCGTCCAAACGCCATCGTGTACGAGTTCGCTCACCCATGGATGCCATCGATAGCGCGTCCGCTCGGTGTGAAAGCActcttcttctctactttcaGTTCAGTCTCCACAGCCTATCTCACCGTCCCATCACGCCGGTCATGCTCCGGAGAGATGTCAAAGGCGCCACCAGGCTTCCCGGCGACGTCCTCCATGTCCACAGTTGCAAACTACCAGGCCAATGATTTCGCCTATATCTTCAAGAGCTTCAATGGAATGCCATGCGTGTATGACCGCGTGGTGAGTTGTATGGATTCCAGCGACGCAATCATCATGATGTGTTGCATGGAAATGGAAGGCCCTTATATTAACTACGTGAAGTCAGAGTTCAATAAGCCAGTGCTACTCGCCGGCCCGGTTGTGCCGGAACCGGCAATAGGTGAGCTAGAGAGTCACTGGGAAGGATGGTTACAGAAGTTTGAAGCCGGTTCAGTGGTGTACTGTGCACTGGGGACTGAGGCCATCCTCAGCGATGATAGTATCAAAGAACTACTTCTTGGACTGGAAATGGTTGGGTTACCATTCATAGTAATGATCAACTTGCCGAAAGGCGACACCGAGGGAAACCCGGAGGAATTGTTGAAGAAGAAGGTGCCGGAAGGGTTGGAGGAGAGGGTGAAGGGGAGGGGGATAGTGCACGTAGGGTGGGTGCAGCAGCAGCAGATGCTGAGCCACAAGAGTGTGGGTTGTTTTATTTGTCACTGTGGAAGGAACTCGTTGATGGAAGGGATGGTGTCTGAGTGTGGATTGGTGATGTTGCCGCAGTTTGGAGACCAGTTCTTGAATTCGGCGTTGCTCGCCGGAGATCTTGGGGTGGGAGTGGAGGTGGAGAGGGATGGAGAAAATGGGATGTTCACCAGAGAGGGAGTTAGGGATGCTGTAACGAAGGTGATGGAGGATGATAAGGTAaaggagaggaagaggaagtGGAAGGAGTTCTTGGTGGATGAGAAGGTGCAGGGGATGTTCATGACTAGGTTAGTGGAAGAGTTGAAGGAAATGGTTAAGCCTTGTGTTGTTTGA